Proteins co-encoded in one Lysobacter solisilvae genomic window:
- the fliE gene encoding flagellar hook-basal body complex protein FliE encodes MTDAISSILSQIRAHEMRARGAGDVPAGTAIGPSGTAPGAIGNSAGTSGFQQTLSGAIDKVNQTQVNAAQLQQAFELGDPRADLARVMVAMQQSQVAFRATVEVRNRLVQAYQDVMNMPI; translated from the coding sequence ATGACCGACGCCATCTCCTCGATCCTCTCCCAGATCCGTGCGCATGAAATGCGCGCACGCGGCGCGGGCGATGTGCCGGCCGGCACCGCGATCGGCCCGTCGGGGACGGCGCCGGGCGCGATCGGCAACAGCGCCGGCACGTCGGGCTTCCAGCAGACGCTGTCCGGGGCGATCGACAAGGTCAACCAGACCCAGGTCAACGCCGCGCAACTGCAGCAGGCCTTCGAACTGGGCGACCCGCGCGCGGACCTGGCCCGCGTGATGGTGGCCATGCAGCAATCCCAGGTCGCCTTCCGCGCCACCGTCGAGGTACGCAACCGGCTGGTGCAGGCGTACCAGGACGTCATGAACATGCCGATCTGA
- a CDS encoding sigma-54 dependent transcriptional regulator, giving the protein MSESRILIVDQDMKRAEHVANLLEFMDFTPRIAADAADLDLTRARGSDWMAVIVGDIGDGAGWQAFSQWLARESLHPPVMELPGLPADATWRPCLHPQSVWPLAYPIRRAQLQDHLRRASLKRLDDDVRREIPQIGPTGRSGEVLLLNRMIDQVAPHDTTVLILGESGTGKEVAARSIHARSSRCERPFVAINCGAIPPDLLESELFGHEKGAFTGALTQRKGRFEMAEGGTLLLDEIGDMSLPMQVKLLRVLQERCFERVGGTQTIRCDVRVIAATHRNLEERISEGHFREDLFYRLNVFPIEMPALRERTADLPDLIDAITRQLAGAGRGQVALAADAVVALQHYGWPGNVRELSNLLERMAVLHPGGVVRAADLPARYRASMPMGLFDAPPEPTQIALPQPVVGVTAALPAHQAASAIDPSKYSPNATLPPQGIDLRGHMAGIELELIRAALSQTQGVVAHAAPLLGLRRTTLVEKLRKYGIDREGGAGELGAASAGQAAGF; this is encoded by the coding sequence ATGAGCGAGTCCCGCATCCTGATCGTCGACCAGGACATGAAGCGCGCCGAACACGTGGCGAACCTGCTCGAGTTCATGGACTTCACCCCGCGCATCGCCGCCGACGCCGCGGACCTGGACCTGACGCGTGCGCGCGGCAGCGACTGGATGGCGGTGATCGTCGGCGACATCGGCGACGGCGCGGGCTGGCAGGCCTTCAGCCAATGGCTGGCCCGCGAATCCCTGCATCCGCCGGTGATGGAGCTGCCCGGCCTGCCGGCCGACGCGACCTGGCGCCCGTGCCTGCACCCGCAGAGCGTGTGGCCGCTGGCCTACCCGATCCGCCGCGCGCAACTGCAGGACCACCTGCGCCGCGCCAGCCTCAAGCGCCTGGACGACGACGTGCGCCGCGAGATCCCGCAGATCGGGCCGACCGGGCGCAGCGGCGAAGTGCTGCTGCTCAACCGCATGATCGACCAGGTCGCCCCGCACGACACCACCGTGCTGATCCTGGGCGAGTCGGGCACCGGCAAGGAAGTGGCCGCGCGGTCCATCCACGCGCGCTCCTCGCGCTGCGAGCGGCCATTCGTCGCCATCAACTGCGGCGCGATCCCGCCGGACCTGCTGGAAAGCGAGCTGTTCGGCCACGAGAAGGGGGCCTTCACCGGCGCGCTGACCCAGCGCAAGGGCCGCTTCGAGATGGCCGAGGGCGGCACGCTGCTGCTAGACGAGATCGGCGACATGAGCCTGCCGATGCAGGTCAAGCTGCTGCGCGTGCTGCAGGAACGCTGCTTCGAGCGCGTGGGCGGCACCCAGACCATCCGCTGCGACGTGCGCGTCATCGCCGCCACGCACCGCAACCTGGAAGAGCGCATCAGCGAAGGCCACTTCCGCGAAGACCTGTTCTACCGCCTCAACGTCTTTCCGATCGAAATGCCCGCCCTGCGCGAGCGCACCGCCGACCTGCCGGACCTGATCGACGCCATCACCCGCCAGCTGGCCGGCGCCGGCCGCGGCCAGGTCGCGCTCGCGGCCGATGCGGTGGTCGCCCTGCAGCACTACGGCTGGCCGGGCAACGTGCGCGAGCTGAGCAACCTGCTCGAGCGCATGGCGGTGCTGCATCCGGGCGGCGTCGTGCGCGCGGCCGACCTGCCCGCGCGCTACCGCGCGTCGATGCCGATGGGCCTGTTCGACGCGCCACCGGAACCGACGCAGATCGCCCTGCCCCAGCCGGTCGTGGGCGTAACCGCGGCACTGCCGGCCCACCAGGCCGCCAGCGCCATCGATCCCTCCAAGTACTCGCCCAACGCCACCCTGCCGCCGCAGGGGATCGACCTGCGCGGCCACATGGCCGGCATCGAACTGGAACTGATCCGCGCCGCGCTGTCGCAGACCCAGGGGGTCGTCGCGCACGCCGCACCGCTGCTGGGCCTGCGCCGCACGACGCTGGTGGAAAAGCTGCGCAAGTACGGGATCGACCGCGAAGGCGGCGCCGGCGAACTGGGGGCGGCCTCCGCCGGGCAGGCGGCGGGCTTCTGA
- the rpoN gene encoding RNA polymerase factor sigma-54, which translates to MKTSIRTNLVQAVNLTPQLLQQIRLLQLNAQQLELELQQTLARNPLLEQEEVADEAEDAGGADEAALEMAAWDELPDPAFLSGGHATGETDDATARIADEGSSDPRVRLLDQLALTWRPCELAMAAWWLDRCDDRGYLELPDGESPLQDLLAQGAAELSRPARELELVRQRLLHGDWPGMAAADVGECLHAQLMTQPDGPLRTLAQRILVHHLALLAAHDEAALAAELGVDATHVRAAVALILALRAHPVEAPAQERDGHIVPDVVAWHAGGSWRVALNSRTTPRVRIAPHCERALSGASGDHAVLKGMLDEARWLVRGLAMRNDTLLRTTQVLVERQRGFLERGDEAIAPLTLREVAEAIEMHESTVSRIVNGKYLQTPRGTFELKRLFAVRLEGAEIGGVAVRAMVKRLIDAEPVHAPLADDVIAGLLARQGIRIARRTVAKYRDQLSIGPVRARQRALARA; encoded by the coding sequence GTGAAGACCAGCATCCGCACCAATCTTGTCCAGGCCGTCAACCTGACGCCGCAGCTGCTCCAGCAGATCCGGCTGCTGCAGCTGAATGCGCAGCAGCTGGAGCTGGAACTGCAGCAGACCCTGGCGCGCAATCCCCTGCTCGAGCAGGAGGAGGTCGCAGACGAGGCCGAAGACGCCGGCGGAGCCGACGAGGCCGCGCTGGAAATGGCCGCCTGGGACGAGCTGCCCGATCCCGCCTTCCTCTCCGGGGGCCATGCCACCGGCGAAACCGATGACGCCACCGCCCGCATCGCCGACGAAGGCTCGAGCGATCCGCGCGTGCGCCTGCTGGACCAACTGGCGCTGACCTGGCGCCCTTGCGAACTGGCGATGGCCGCCTGGTGGCTGGACCGGTGCGACGACCGCGGCTATCTCGAACTGCCCGATGGCGAGAGCCCACTCCAGGACCTGCTCGCGCAGGGCGCGGCCGAGCTGTCGCGTCCTGCCCGGGAACTGGAGCTCGTCCGCCAGCGGCTGCTGCACGGCGACTGGCCGGGCATGGCTGCCGCCGATGTGGGCGAGTGCCTGCACGCCCAGCTGATGACGCAACCCGACGGCCCGCTGCGCACGCTCGCCCAGCGCATCCTGGTGCACCACCTGGCGCTGCTGGCGGCCCACGACGAAGCCGCGCTCGCCGCCGAACTGGGCGTCGATGCGACCCATGTGCGCGCCGCCGTGGCGCTGATCCTGGCCCTGCGCGCGCATCCGGTGGAAGCACCGGCGCAGGAGCGCGACGGCCACATCGTGCCGGACGTGGTGGCATGGCATGCCGGCGGCAGCTGGCGCGTCGCGCTGAACAGCCGCACCACGCCGCGCGTGCGGATCGCCCCGCACTGCGAGCGCGCCCTGTCCGGGGCCAGTGGCGACCATGCCGTGCTCAAGGGCATGCTGGACGAAGCCCGCTGGCTGGTCCGCGGCCTGGCGATGCGCAACGACACCCTGCTGCGCACCACCCAGGTGCTGGTCGAACGGCAGCGCGGCTTCCTGGAACGCGGCGACGAGGCCATCGCGCCGCTGACCCTGCGTGAAGTGGCCGAGGCCATCGAAATGCACGAATCCACCGTATCGCGGATCGTCAACGGCAAGTACCTGCAGACCCCGCGTGGCACGTTCGAACTCAAGCGCCTGTTCGCGGTGCGCCTGGAAGGCGCGGAGATCGGCGGCGTGGCCGTGCGCGCGATGGTCAAGCGCCTGATCGACGCCGAACCCGTGCACGCCCCCCTCGCCGACGACGTCATCGCCGGCCTGCTCGCCCGCCAGGGCATCCGTATCGCCCGGCGCACCGTCGCCAAGTACCGCGACCAGCTGTCCATCGGTCCGGTCCGCGCGCGCCAGCGCGCCCTCGCCCGTGCCTGA
- a CDS encoding response regulator, which yields MRQLKLLLVDDHAGFISAAMRHLRRLDWVEVVGTASNGIEAIAQCETLCPDVVLMDLAMPEMGGLQATRLIKAQDLPPFIVIASHFDDSEHRAHALRAGADGFVSKLSYIHDVLPMLEKLAQENKA from the coding sequence ATGCGCCAACTCAAACTACTGCTGGTCGATGACCACGCCGGCTTCATCTCCGCCGCCATGCGGCACCTGCGCCGCCTGGACTGGGTGGAGGTCGTGGGCACCGCCTCCAACGGGATCGAGGCGATCGCGCAGTGCGAGACGCTGTGCCCGGACGTCGTGCTGATGGACCTGGCGATGCCCGAGATGGGCGGCCTGCAGGCTACCCGGCTGATCAAGGCGCAGGACCTGCCGCCCTTCATCGTGATCGCCAGCCATTTCGACGACAGCGAGCACCGCGCCCATGCGCTGCGCGCCGGCGCCGACGGTTTCGTAAGCAAGCTTTCCTACATCCACGACGTGCTGCCGATGCTCGAGAAGCTGGCGCAGGAGAACAAGGCATGA
- a CDS encoding flagellin, giving the protein MQVINTNVMSLNSQRNLSASGGELATSLQRLSSGLRINSAKDDAAGLAISQRFTTQIRGMDQAARNANDGISLAQTAEGAMGEIGNNLQRIRELAVQSRNATNSASDRAALNAEAQQLKAEIDRVSSTTNFNGVKLLDGSFANQTFQVGANQGETINISAIANASSASLGSWTSVDGPATVAGAAPVGGGGSAAVNGTGTLSTASFAAPTNADGFNYDTFDIDVNGATVTVAATTTATTAAEGKDAMLANVKAAIDAEGITGLTIDDSVAGTLSFSNTGAAVTITDSAGAELGGNVSVTAGTPAVSASFSAVGAGAFTINGTDITVGAAADATTRLSDLTTAINAQTGTTGVTASVVSGALSLTSNSDIVIGGSSGTTVTQQTGLSTGTTAVVPGTAQTGFGSLDISTVSGADAAMLAMDGALSAINTARANMGAVQNRFSSVVANLSATSENLSAARSRIQDADFAKESAQLTRNQILQQAGTAMLAQANQAPQGVLGLLR; this is encoded by the coding sequence ATGCAAGTCATCAACACCAACGTGATGTCGCTCAACTCGCAGCGCAACCTGTCCGCTTCGGGCGGCGAACTGGCCACGAGCCTGCAGCGCCTGTCCTCGGGCCTGCGCATCAACAGCGCCAAGGACGACGCCGCCGGCCTCGCGATCTCGCAGCGCTTCACCACGCAGATCCGCGGCATGGACCAGGCCGCCCGCAACGCGAACGACGGCATCTCGCTGGCCCAGACCGCCGAAGGCGCCATGGGTGAGATCGGCAACAACCTGCAGCGCATCCGCGAGCTGGCCGTCCAGTCGCGCAACGCCACCAACTCCGCCTCCGACCGCGCCGCGCTGAACGCCGAAGCCCAGCAGCTGAAGGCCGAAATCGACCGCGTGTCCTCGACCACCAACTTCAACGGCGTCAAGCTGCTGGACGGTTCGTTCGCCAACCAGACCTTCCAGGTCGGCGCCAACCAGGGCGAGACGATCAACATCTCCGCCATCGCCAACGCCAGCTCCGCTTCGCTGGGCAGCTGGACGAGCGTGGACGGCCCGGCCACCGTGGCGGGCGCCGCTCCGGTCGGCGGCGGCGGTTCGGCTGCCGTCAACGGCACCGGCACCCTGTCGACGGCCAGCTTCGCTGCCCCGACCAACGCCGACGGCTTCAACTACGACACCTTCGACATCGACGTCAACGGCGCGACCGTGACCGTGGCTGCGACCACGACGGCCACCACCGCCGCCGAAGGCAAGGACGCGATGCTGGCCAACGTCAAGGCCGCCATCGATGCCGAAGGCATCACCGGCCTGACCATCGACGACTCGGTCGCCGGCACGCTGTCCTTCAGCAACACCGGCGCCGCCGTGACCATCACCGACAGCGCGGGCGCCGAACTGGGCGGCAACGTGTCCGTCACCGCCGGCACCCCGGCCGTCTCGGCCAGCTTCTCGGCCGTCGGCGCCGGTGCGTTCACCATCAACGGCACCGACATCACCGTCGGCGCGGCCGCCGATGCCACCACCCGCCTGAGCGACCTGACCACGGCGATCAACGCGCAGACCGGCACCACGGGCGTCACCGCCTCGGTCGTCAGCGGCGCGCTGAGCCTGACCTCGAACAGCGACATCGTCATCGGTGGCAGCAGCGGCACGACCGTGACGCAGCAGACCGGCCTGAGCACCGGCACGACCGCCGTCGTCCCGGGCACCGCGCAGACCGGCTTTGGTTCGCTGGACATCTCCACCGTTTCCGGCGCCGATGCCGCGATGCTGGCCATGGACGGTGCGCTCAGCGCGATCAACACCGCCCGCGCCAACATGGGTGCCGTGCAGAACCGCTTCAGCTCGGTCGTCGCCAACCTGTCGGCCACCTCGGAAAACCTGTCGGCTGCCCGCAGCCGGATCCAGGACGCCGACTTCGCGAAGGAATCGGCCCAGCTGACCCGCAACCAGATCCTGCAGCAGGCCGGTACCGCGATGCTGGCCCAGGCCAACCAGGCGCCGCAGGGCGTGCTCGGCCTGCTCCGCTAA
- the fliD gene encoding flagellar filament capping protein FliD, producing the protein MAGISSGGIGSGLDVATIVQQLVSADRAPTDARHDRTSRQLQAQISAIGTLRSSFSSLRTAVAALSSKDAAQARKVTLPADNNFTATATAGSAVGQFQVEVRALASSQRVASGAFAKADTVVGTGTLTLTAGETTLSVEIGAGKNTLAGIRDAINATAGGKTVTASIVTGDDGAHLVLNAVDSGSAGALKIAASGGDGGLSALAYQPPAATQMTVAAPATDAIVKVDGIERTSSSNTLTDLIGGVSLTLTKAEPGTTRELKIASDPSAQRSSAKSFVNAYNGAMGAIGTTTAYNTSTQVAAALNGDAMVRGASRELRDIVSDNITDLKSLGITINKDGTLKLDEATFDAAVAKDPGVAARLFGSGDGTMAFRLDAALDRLLDDGGMIDSRSDGLENRTRSLQKQRDALDFRMTQVEARYRAQFTALDAMVTKLQNTSNFLSQQLSSL; encoded by the coding sequence ATGGCCGGCATAAGCAGCGGCGGCATCGGCAGCGGCCTGGACGTCGCCACGATCGTCCAGCAGCTGGTCTCGGCCGATCGCGCGCCGACCGACGCGCGCCATGACCGCACCAGTCGCCAGCTGCAGGCGCAGATCTCGGCGATCGGCACCCTGCGCAGTTCGTTCTCCAGCCTGCGCACGGCCGTGGCCGCGCTGTCCTCCAAGGACGCCGCACAGGCCCGCAAGGTCACCCTGCCTGCAGACAACAACTTCACCGCCACCGCGACCGCGGGCTCGGCGGTCGGACAGTTCCAGGTCGAGGTTCGCGCACTGGCTTCGTCGCAGCGCGTGGCTTCGGGGGCGTTCGCGAAGGCGGACACCGTCGTGGGCACCGGCACGCTGACGCTGACCGCTGGCGAGACCACGCTGAGCGTCGAGATCGGCGCCGGCAAGAACACGCTGGCCGGCATCCGCGATGCCATCAATGCCACGGCCGGCGGCAAGACGGTCACCGCCAGCATCGTCACCGGTGACGACGGCGCGCACCTGGTGCTCAACGCCGTGGATTCTGGTTCCGCCGGCGCGCTGAAGATCGCCGCCAGCGGCGGCGATGGCGGGCTGTCGGCGCTGGCCTACCAGCCGCCCGCGGCCACGCAGATGACGGTGGCCGCACCGGCGACCGACGCGATCGTGAAGGTCGACGGCATCGAGCGGACCAGTTCCAGCAACACGTTGACCGACCTGATCGGCGGCGTCAGCCTGACGCTCACCAAGGCCGAGCCCGGCACCACGCGCGAGCTGAAGATCGCCAGCGATCCGTCCGCGCAGCGGTCCTCCGCCAAGTCCTTCGTCAACGCCTACAACGGCGCGATGGGTGCGATCGGCACCACCACCGCCTACAACACCAGCACCCAGGTGGCGGCCGCGCTCAATGGCGACGCCATGGTCCGCGGCGCCAGCCGCGAGCTGCGCGACATCGTCAGCGACAACATCACCGACCTCAAGTCGCTCGGCATCACGATCAACAAGGACGGCACCCTCAAGCTCGACGAGGCCACCTTCGATGCCGCGGTGGCCAAGGACCCGGGCGTGGCCGCCCGCCTGTTCGGCAGCGGCGACGGCACGATGGCGTTCCGCCTGGACGCGGCCCTGGATCGGCTGCTCGACGACGGCGGCATGATCGACAGCCGCAGCGACGGCCTGGAAAACCGCACCAGATCGCTGCAGAAACAGCGCGACGCACTCGACTTCCGCATGACCCAGGTGGAGGCGCGCTACCGCGCCCAGTTCACCGCCCTGGACGCGATGGTCACCAAGCTGCAGAACACCAGCAATTTCCTTTCACAACAGCTCAGCAGTCTGTGA
- the flgL gene encoding flagellar hook-associated protein FlgL translates to MTLRISTAALYQQGLQGLLKRQDDVARAQRQLVTGNKLERAADDPSGMAQAQRLDHAVARLEQFGANAGLLENRLRSQEQALSEVNDKLVRARELAIQANSPVLSAADRKSIANDLRAIRADLLGIANRDDGTGRRLFAGNRDGVVPFTESAGSVVYAGDDGRNQVEVAPDLSLQDTDPGSDVFLRVRTGDGLVRGSAAASNAGNGVLQATSVSDPTAWAGRRLTVEFTAPDAYRVLDDTGATIATGTYAAPTSSASTTISSAGVQLTLTGAPAANDRFTVERAPVRDVFATLQGLADALDAPAVTPSGMAQRDNAVGAAISDLGTAQDHMLAVRSSTGIRLASLDTASDVREGTDISLAQSLSHLRDVDYAEAASRLTLQLTALEAAQKTMLRIQGNSLFDKLG, encoded by the coding sequence ATGACACTGCGCATCTCCACCGCCGCCCTCTACCAACAGGGCCTGCAGGGCCTGCTGAAACGGCAGGATGACGTCGCCCGTGCCCAGCGGCAGCTGGTGACCGGCAACAAGCTCGAGCGCGCGGCCGACGATCCGTCCGGCATGGCGCAGGCCCAACGCCTGGACCACGCGGTGGCGCGCCTGGAACAGTTCGGCGCCAATGCCGGACTGCTGGAGAACCGGCTGCGTTCGCAGGAACAGGCCTTGTCGGAAGTCAACGACAAGCTGGTGCGCGCACGCGAACTGGCCATCCAGGCCAACAGCCCGGTGTTGTCCGCGGCCGACCGCAAGTCCATCGCCAACGACCTGCGGGCGATCCGCGCCGATTTGCTAGGCATCGCCAATCGCGACGACGGCACGGGACGCCGCCTGTTCGCGGGCAACCGCGATGGCGTGGTGCCGTTCACCGAAAGCGCCGGCAGCGTGGTCTACGCCGGCGACGATGGCCGCAACCAGGTCGAAGTCGCGCCCGACCTGTCGCTGCAGGACACCGATCCTGGCAGTGACGTGTTCCTGCGCGTGCGCACCGGCGACGGTCTCGTGCGTGGCAGTGCCGCCGCGTCCAACGCGGGCAACGGCGTGCTGCAGGCCACCTCGGTCAGCGATCCCACCGCGTGGGCCGGGCGCCGGCTGACCGTCGAGTTCACCGCGCCCGACGCCTACCGCGTGCTGGACGACACCGGCGCCACCATCGCGACCGGCACTTACGCCGCGCCGACCAGCAGCGCCAGTACGACGATCTCCAGCGCGGGCGTGCAGCTGACACTCACCGGCGCGCCCGCCGCCAACGATCGCTTCACGGTCGAGCGCGCGCCCGTGCGCGACGTGTTCGCCACCCTGCAGGGCCTGGCCGACGCACTGGACGCACCGGCCGTCACCCCGTCCGGGATGGCGCAACGCGACAACGCCGTGGGCGCGGCCATCAGTGACTTGGGCACCGCCCAGGACCACATGCTTGCCGTGCGTTCTTCCACCGGCATCCGGCTGGCGTCGCTGGACACGGCATCCGACGTGCGCGAAGGCACCGACATCTCACTGGCGCAATCGCTGTCGCACCTGCGCGACGTCGACTACGCCGAGGCCGCCAGCCGCCTCACCCTGCAGCTGACCGCACTGGAAGCGGCGCAGAAAACGATGCTGCGCATCCAGGGCAATTCGCTGTTCGACAAGCTCGGCTGA
- a CDS encoding PilZ domain-containing protein → MSILVGSAPTASQAAAHEALFGDALACDEVRPAAFLTGSTSGARLRVDAANGEALLRALAIVEDGLRSEEPEPGSDNTMHRLEAKLDLLTSLVAGLVPAQDTLALLPLRWSARGACLRVDTPVPAGSVGTLRVQPVDWLPSTLVLPVRVLACELVDGLWQLWLRFDSLPPALEAALERHLFRIHRRAIAETRRR, encoded by the coding sequence GTGAGCATCCTGGTCGGCAGCGCCCCCACTGCATCGCAGGCCGCGGCGCACGAGGCCCTGTTCGGCGACGCCCTGGCGTGCGACGAAGTGCGCCCCGCCGCGTTCCTTACCGGCAGCACGAGCGGCGCGCGCCTGCGCGTGGATGCCGCCAATGGCGAAGCGCTGCTGCGGGCGCTGGCCATCGTCGAAGACGGCCTGCGCTCCGAGGAGCCCGAGCCGGGCTCGGACAACACCATGCACCGGCTCGAAGCCAAGCTCGACCTGCTGACCTCGCTCGTCGCCGGCCTCGTGCCTGCCCAGGACACCCTCGCCCTGCTCCCGCTGCGCTGGTCCGCCCGCGGCGCCTGCCTGCGCGTGGACACCCCCGTTCCCGCGGGCAGCGTCGGAACCCTGCGCGTGCAGCCCGTGGACTGGCTGCCCTCGACGCTGGTCCTGCCCGTGCGGGTGCTCGCCTGCGAGCTGGTGGACGGCCTCTGGCAGCTCTGGCTGCGCTTCGACAGCCTGCCTCCCGCACTGGAAGCGGCCCTGGAACGGCACCTGTTCCGCATCCACCGTCGGGCCATCGCCGAAACGCGGCGTCGCTGA
- the fliS gene encoding flagellar export chaperone FliS, translating to MHARHLANQYRQTSVSSAVLDANPHQLVSLMLAGARERARLAIACLDRGDLPRKAQAITDASAIIGGLNGALNLDAGGEIASGLQALYDYAQRRLLSANLDNDAGPLREVDDLLGDIESAWRAIAPDPA from the coding sequence ATGCACGCCCGCCACCTAGCCAACCAGTACCGGCAGACCAGCGTGTCCAGCGCCGTGCTGGATGCCAACCCGCACCAGCTGGTCAGCCTCATGCTGGCCGGCGCCCGGGAACGCGCGCGCCTGGCCATCGCCTGCCTGGACCGCGGCGACCTGCCGCGCAAGGCGCAGGCCATCACCGACGCCAGCGCGATCATCGGCGGCCTCAACGGCGCGCTGAACCTCGACGCCGGCGGCGAGATCGCCAGCGGACTGCAGGCCCTGTACGACTACGCCCAGCGCCGCCTGCTGTCGGCCAACCTGGACAACGACGCCGGTCCGCTGCGCGAGGTCGACGACCTGCTCGGCGACATCGAGTCCGCCTGGCGCGCGATCGCGCCCGACCCGGCCTGA
- a CDS encoding response regulator transcription factor, which produces MRVLICDDHTLVRAGLRRLVDSFDGIEVVADASNADEAVLRAKQELPDVILMDVTMPGRSGFDALAELRVARPEIAVVIMSMHDDSVHVREALQRGASGFVVKEAAPAELEVAIRAAAAGRTFLSPQVFAPQAQPQARSLHGDVDRLSKRQREILEALGAGRTTKQIAGDLGLSVKTVETHRSRMMEVLGCRNSVELLRVAMRLHDRR; this is translated from the coding sequence GTGCGAGTTCTGATCTGCGATGACCACACGCTCGTCCGGGCGGGCCTGCGGCGGCTCGTGGATTCCTTTGACGGGATCGAGGTCGTCGCCGACGCCAGCAACGCCGACGAGGCCGTGCTGCGCGCCAAGCAGGAACTGCCCGACGTCATCCTGATGGACGTCACCATGCCGGGCCGCAGCGGCTTCGACGCACTTGCCGAACTGCGCGTGGCGCGACCGGAAATCGCAGTGGTGATCATGTCGATGCACGACGACTCCGTGCACGTGCGCGAGGCACTGCAGCGCGGCGCCAGCGGCTTCGTGGTCAAGGAAGCCGCGCCGGCGGAACTGGAGGTTGCGATCCGTGCGGCAGCGGCCGGGCGCACCTTCCTCAGCCCGCAGGTGTTCGCGCCCCAGGCGCAACCCCAGGCACGTTCGCTGCATGGGGACGTCGACCGACTGTCCAAGCGCCAGCGCGAGATCCTGGAAGCGCTGGGCGCCGGCCGCACGACCAAGCAGATCGCCGGCGATCTTGGGCTGAGCGTGAAGACGGTGGAAACGCACCGGTCGCGGATGATGGAAGTGCTGGGCTGCCGGAATTCCGTCGAGCTGCTGCGCGTGGCCATGCGCCTGCACGACCGGCGTTGA